The stretch of DNA aGCACGGCAATACtcgcccttcctatgtatatgtgtactatgtttagaggctcgtacgtatatgtacagttagacgttttGTACCTTGGTGGTCCTTGTCGCTGTATAATGTGATAGCAACGTTTGCTAGCCAATGTTtatattatgctattaatgttaagtgacaaagaagaaaaaaatacgaTGATGCTCgtacggcccacttagtgataagaatacgacacgagataagaggtgctcggtataagtatcgggtacccgtcgcggccctagttgggtcgtgacagaagtggtatcagagcaggcggtcctaggggtttgtctacgagccgtgtccagtagagtcctgtttatgggtgtgtagcgcgccacacttataaacggaggTCAcgcaggcatttaggaaatatgaccttctttgtactctagatcgtgcgatagagctatgttaccagGCTTCCATGTTCTTTTCCTAATCCTGTGTTATGGTTTCAGTGATGCcggtgaagaggaaagctacagcggcccagaagggcaagacggtggctgGGAAAAGaattgaacgggagccaccagcGGAAGTAGAAGAAGGCGAGTCTCATAACGAGACTCCTCCCCAGACTTTTCATGCTCCCCCCGTGTCAGCAGAGCAGAGAGGAGTTCCGGCTCCAGCCCCAGCACCACCAGTTCCACCGCCAGCCGCTCCGGGCCATCAGATGGCAGAGGCCATCCAGTTATTGACCCAGCTAGTGGCCGCAcaagctcagcggcaagatGTAGACCCGGGAGACAGGGCGGTGAGTGCAAGGGCCCGCGACTTTATTACTCTGAGACCCCCGGAGTTTTATGGATCAAAACCAGAGAAAGACCCGCAGagtttcatagatgagatgctgaggactcTGAGGATCATACATGCCTCGGATACGGAGTCcgtagagttggcttcatacCGACTGCGCGATGTGGCAGTTCTGTGGTATAATAACTGGGTATCTTCGAGGGGAGCGAATGCACCCCCTCCGGTTTGGCAGGAGGCATTTTTGCGACATTTTCTACcaccggaggttcgacgagctcgagctgacatgtttttgaatcttaagcggggaaatatgagtgttagagaatatagtcttcgctttaactcgttagccaggtatgccccagccatgatagctgatatgggagatcacgTACATCGGTTTGCGAGTAGGTTGGGGCCACATATAATTAAGGAGTtcttgacggcttcactccaggatgggatgactattgctcgtattcaggcccatgcccaaaacttgGAGGAACAATATCAGCTACGGAGAGGGGAGCGTTATCCAGAGAGGAGTTCCAGGAAGCGAGGCAGATCTTTCGGGGCTAGAAGCGAATATAGAGGGGGGCAAGCACATGAGCAATCGGGGTATTTAGGCCAGTCAGTGGCCAGTGCACCACCTCGATTTGCGGATAGGGGATTTGATCGCTCTGCCTACTCGGGACCAGATCAGGGTATTAGAGCTTCGGTCCCGATAGAGCGATTCCAAGGGACGAGGGCAACCCCCACTACGGTGTGCTCGGTGTGGCAGGCCACACTCTGGACAGTGCTACCGAGATACGGGTGCATGTTATGCCTGCGGACGGACGGACcatttgatgcgagattgtccgctaAGGAATGAGGGAAGTAGAGCTCAGCCCGCCGGGTCAGCAGTGGGTTCATCACCGTCCGTGCGCCCTCCGGGCAGGCCTCCCAGGCTCGAGCAGGTCGTGGTCGAGGCAGAGGAGGGGCATCCAGCTCGGCCGGCCCTCCGCACCGTATATACGCATTGGCAGGACGGCAGGATCCTGAACCTTCCGCAGATGCAGCCACAGGTACACTGTCGGCATTTTCTACGATATGTGggtgttaaattgaattggattttACTTTATCACGCACCGTCCTTTGTATTACTGAACGTATTAGGAATTTAGGGAatttaggacaaaaaaaaaacagccaTATACATAGGTACGAAAACTAGAGATCGCGGAGGTTAGGATTGTAGTTAAAAGAAAAGACGTGTTACGCGGGCGTGTTGAAAACTGCTAAGACCCCAACTGGTTCCATATTATGTGATATAGGCagtgcggggggggggggggggtggaggaGAATAGACTAGCATCAAGGCACTAAGATGCatcaaagtttcaaggttaagcgtgccagggtgagagaaatattaggatgggtgaccccctgggaagtaagctgaaaattccataaatgtatatatgaGAGACGAATGTGAAATTAGAGCAATCTAAGGGGAAATTAGGGTATGTGGAGCGGTTAGATACCTTATAGAGGCCATATAGAAGATCGCGGAAGGCAATGATTATTTAAAGAGCATAGGTGTACCTAGACCCTcttaataaagggggggagaacgtgTTAGACCTAGAATGAACTATAACGATTCAAGTGCTAAGGAGGGGAACTTACTAACTCAGAACCAGAGCTCGGAGCTAAGTCAAGTGACCTACGGCCTCCGGGCGGTCTGAACTTCTAAAATGGATATGCTAAGCGACATGTGAGGTACCTatgaaggagacctccccgaagtaacATAATACACCATGGggccagttcaacattcgaggacgaatgttctaaagggggggaggatgttatatcccgcatttttgtgcagtcggataattcaagacaattgcgggaggacaacaagcaaggccatatctttattttgttaggcatatgaatggcttatgaagcatttgaagcggaattatcaagagaggtcaagggcataaagggaaattcgcactacgcctcatagaaatataaaggaaggcgaagggtaaatttggaatttggaaaatagttttatgaattacaatttgtcatggaagaaaaatatttgggcttggacttttttttttaaaacaaggagaaggcccaaccggccatggacatgggcctagcccatgtgggatttaattcctacaatttaaaagatgactaagtcatcttaatcaccaaaattctctagaattctcaagaaaatttcaagaacaaaaaaagagagaaggaggagaaaaacaactaaggccattcggccatagcaagagCAAAAGAACCTTGGGGatttttcatcaagaaaattattctcttccatcCAAACACCACCTTGAAGGGTCCTAAGCAAAGTGGAGTGGTTGttaaagcaagaaaaacacataaCCATACAAGTTGTGAATTCTAGCTAAGTGGAGGAACAAAgaaacaaggtaagaattcatccttcctTATATGTTCTGGatggttgtggatgttgtagtgtatgaaaatgaatgaaattcatgaagaataagaatatggaggtgtggccgtgtatgcctatgtgtgtgtaggagtcatgttttaattatgttatttaatgtatggttgttattgttgtgaatgctatgttgatgatggaagttgaatgattttgaagaGGTTGTAGCTTGGTATGCATGATGttagccgtgtatgtgcatggtggtgtggccgtgtagttgtggtgtggTGCGGAGGAAAAtaagccaattttatttagtgttttgattatggttgttgtgtattttatgttgataataaagcttaatgattttcatgaaattgtagtagttggaggttggtggtggaagtttatgtaaatgaaatataatgttcttgtatgcatgaaagataatgagactagtatgatattgtcggtatatgaattattaggttgttattgttttcattggggTTGGAAggccttgaaggaagtagtttattgattaagttgttagaatgtatcttagggtcattattgaaattgttggtatgattgttggcattgttgttgatagtttggctgggttgaattcccggattgttgttggttaagATTGCCtaagttgaagttttggagatggtatacttataggggaagtgctgccgaaattttggtagacaagtgttatctcaagattcaatctttaaatgctctaatcaatgtttggtaaacttgaccaaattgtagattttggcggatttgcaacttgaatttgtaGTAGcacaaggagcggaaaaaggtatgtaaggcttcaccttccttccttggcatgtcttagacgtaataggtttggacacgggcctcggggacaattcccttcctagaaatccgagattgaatttaaccctttttcattcaatagaattgaattagaagtTTGTATAGaatgttggaaagttatttaaacatctagaactcgcacaaatatgACCCggctaccttaaaactctcataagtgacgtcttggaatgtaacatatgtaagttgtgtacgccgcctcatttgactcgaggtgggcccactgttcccggattttctttattgctccgtttatcaGACGATAAGTGTTATAACTATGctaatgagaatgtttctaggatgataatgataatgtcacaccccaatcttgatcagggtgtgatgggcacccgacccttacctagggccgagcgaaccctctgactcttattccatgcgtaaaattttttcctctaagtcaaatacacatgacaaagcttactaaaaatattctttctgttgctttccgagcaaatcgaatttgtaactgtataaaacttatatcataatacaaaccgacacGTTGGCCTATAAAGCCACTGACAGACTGACTTCtggtacccacgactctgtctgcaaagtctctaactgtaatcgaaatcccggcacgtgtactcgactcggctacactccggccaaatggagcttgccaacttcgccggaacatcttctatattaacttcaacccATCCGGGcgtaccgcgcggtacgaaacgcacccccgaagaagagggtcgcacgagcaatgtaccgagtatgtaagacatgaataataatacgaacagaacataagtatgaacaacaatagcatgggattatagaatccGTGATGAGATAAGAAGATAACCCGTACATATGGACGGTAATCgcatagaaatataaagcataTCATAGGTTGAAAAAAACCTGTACATGTGCGTGCCGctgagggcggataccatgcatgcctagcttcttttctttttttttgaacacggtgtttcttatttttgtaaatagaaaacagatacttttcggaaaacggtacttttttaCTTGCGATtcgtacgccgaattcatcgctctcccaccccctccccaacaagttgtcccaagtatatcatattatatatatatatatatcacataaacgacgcgcgtacggctctcccatatcccgcgtccggcatcccgcgtccggatgataagccaccgaatcggggACACGCTtgcctccccattccccacatatacaatatatacatatacattcatcaatatcgtattatatacattatcatataaacaagatgcatgggagcccaaggaaagtcatgtgtctatcggagtgacgtaaggtcggtaacctccgattacattatggattgaccggg from Lycium ferocissimum isolate CSIRO_LF1 unplaced genomic scaffold, AGI_CSIRO_Lferr_CH_V1 ctg7516, whole genome shotgun sequence encodes:
- the LOC132045652 gene encoding serine/threonine-protein kinase STE20-like, which encodes MGTGSDYRGGSRQSHSRYSGQSATSALSQFAGRRFDRSIYSEQSQRSRASGFQFRGDYSQRRPPVPQWENNEARDNLQVSDSVMPVKRKATAAQKGKTVAGKRIEREPPAEVEEGESHNETPPQTFHAPPVSAEQRGVPAPAPAPPVPPPAAPGHQMAEAIQLLTQLVAAQAQRQDVDPGDRAAHAQNLEEQYQLRRGERYPERSSRKRGRSFGARSEYRGGQAHEQSGYLGQSVASAPPRFADRGFDRSAYSGPDQ